In one window of Aquamicrobium sp. DNA:
- a CDS encoding methylenetetrahydrofolate reductase C-terminal domain-containing protein produces the protein MAEPKPAAAPATKAAYKPADTSPQRRVQRRWSLRLWSVRHARGLEWVYGRFASLFLALDPLWRAVGYARAEKPVKFVERHVKGLLFDCRMCGQCILSSTGMSCPMNCPKQLRNGPCGGVRANGHCEVEPDMPCVWVKAWEGAQRMRGGDAILNVQKPVDQSLRETSAWLRVTAEAAAARARARAGEAA, from the coding sequence ATGGCTGAACCCAAACCCGCCGCCGCGCCGGCGACGAAGGCGGCCTACAAGCCGGCGGATACGTCGCCGCAGCGGCGGGTGCAGCGGCGCTGGTCGCTGCGGCTGTGGTCGGTGCGCCATGCGCGGGGGCTGGAATGGGTCTATGGCCGCTTCGCCAGCCTCTTCCTCGCGCTCGACCCGCTCTGGCGGGCCGTCGGCTACGCCCGCGCCGAAAAGCCGGTGAAGTTCGTCGAGCGGCATGTGAAGGGGCTGCTGTTCGACTGCCGCATGTGCGGCCAGTGCATCCTGTCCTCGACCGGCATGTCGTGTCCGATGAACTGCCCCAAGCAGCTGCGTAACGGCCCCTGCGGCGGCGTTCGCGCCAACGGCCATTGCGAGGTCGAGCCGGACATGCCCTGCGTCTGGGTCAAGGCGTGGGAGGGCGCGCAGAGGATGCGCGGCGGCGACGCCATCCTCAATGTCCAGAAGCCGGTGGACCAGTCGCTGCGCGAGACCTCGGCCTGGCTGCGCGTCACCGCCGAGGCCGCGGCCGCGCGCGCCAGGGCCCGCGCCGGAGAGGCGGCATGA
- a CDS encoding ASKHA domain-containing protein, producing MTASSNLKDPLVLFMPSGKRGRFPVGTPVLDAARQLGVYVESVCGGRATCGRCQVEVQEGSFAKHGIVSSCDHISPKGPKEERYERVRDLPEGRRLSCSATVQGDLVVDVPQDTVVNAQVVRKAASDRVIERNPAVRLCYVEVDEPDMHKPLGDLDRLKAMLARDWGIDDPAVPLRLLPLVQKTLRKEGWGVTVAVHHDEDTARPEILAIWPGLHNETYGIACDIGSTTIALHLVSLLSGRVVASAGASNPQIRFGEDLMSRVSYVMMNPDGREAMTSAVREAVNGLIDKVCAEGGVSADDILDAVFVANPVMHHLFLGIDPTELGQAPFALAVSGAVRTSMAELGLKANEGARTYLLPCIAGHVGADAAAATLCEGPHRQERMMLLVDVGTNAEIVLGNSARVVAASSPTGPAFEGAEISSGQRAAPGAIERVRIDPDTLEPRFRIIGSERWSDEDGFAEDAATLGVTGICGSAIIEVVAEMYLSGIVSEDGVVDGALAGKSPRIVPNGRTFSYLLHDGSPRITVTQNDIRAIQLAKAALYAGIRLLMEKQGVAEVDTIRFAGAFGSFIDPKYAMVLGLIPDCDLAEVKAVGNAAGTGAMMALLNRGHRREIEETVTRIEKIETALEPHFQQLFVNAMAMPNKVDPFPKLTAAVKLPPRKAASDDGGDGDPAPRRRSREERMARRAR from the coding sequence ATGACCGCCTCATCCAATCTAAAAGACCCCCTCGTCCTGTTCATGCCCTCGGGCAAGCGCGGGCGCTTTCCGGTCGGCACGCCGGTGCTCGATGCCGCGCGCCAGCTCGGCGTCTATGTCGAGAGCGTGTGCGGCGGGCGCGCCACCTGCGGCCGCTGCCAGGTCGAGGTGCAGGAAGGCAGCTTCGCCAAGCACGGCATCGTCTCGTCCTGCGACCACATCTCGCCGAAGGGCCCGAAGGAGGAGCGCTACGAGCGCGTGCGCGACCTGCCCGAAGGCCGGCGCCTCTCCTGCTCGGCCACCGTGCAGGGCGACCTCGTCGTCGACGTGCCGCAGGATACGGTCGTCAACGCGCAGGTGGTGCGCAAGGCCGCCTCCGACCGCGTCATCGAACGCAACCCGGCTGTGCGGCTCTGCTATGTCGAGGTCGACGAGCCGGACATGCACAAGCCGCTCGGCGACCTCGACCGGCTGAAGGCGATGCTGGCGCGCGACTGGGGCATCGACGATCCCGCGGTGCCGCTGCGGCTGCTGCCGCTGGTGCAGAAGACCCTGCGCAAGGAAGGCTGGGGCGTCACCGTCGCCGTCCACCACGACGAGGACACCGCCCGCCCCGAAATCCTCGCCATCTGGCCGGGCCTGCACAACGAGACCTACGGCATCGCCTGCGACATCGGCTCGACCACCATCGCGCTTCATCTCGTCTCGCTCTTGTCGGGCCGGGTCGTCGCCTCGGCCGGCGCGTCGAACCCGCAGATCCGCTTCGGCGAGGATCTGATGAGCCGCGTCTCCTACGTGATGATGAACCCGGACGGCCGCGAGGCCATGACCTCCGCCGTGCGCGAGGCCGTCAACGGGCTGATCGACAAGGTCTGCGCCGAGGGCGGCGTCAGCGCCGACGACATCCTCGATGCCGTCTTCGTCGCCAACCCGGTCATGCATCATCTCTTCCTCGGTATCGACCCGACCGAGCTCGGCCAGGCGCCGTTCGCGCTCGCCGTCTCCGGCGCGGTCCGCACCTCGATGGCGGAGCTCGGCCTCAAGGCCAACGAGGGCGCGCGCACCTATCTCCTGCCCTGCATCGCCGGCCATGTCGGAGCCGACGCTGCCGCCGCGACGCTCTGCGAAGGCCCGCACCGGCAGGAGCGGATGATGCTGCTCGTCGATGTCGGCACCAATGCCGAGATCGTGCTCGGCAACAGCGCCCGCGTCGTCGCCGCCTCCTCGCCCACCGGCCCGGCCTTCGAGGGCGCGGAAATCTCCTCCGGCCAGCGCGCCGCGCCCGGCGCCATCGAGCGCGTGCGCATCGACCCCGACACGCTCGAGCCGCGCTTCCGCATCATCGGCTCGGAGAGATGGTCGGACGAGGACGGCTTCGCCGAGGACGCAGCAACCCTCGGCGTCACCGGCATCTGCGGCTCGGCGATCATCGAGGTCGTCGCCGAGATGTACCTTTCCGGCATCGTCTCGGAGGACGGCGTCGTCGATGGCGCGCTCGCCGGCAAAAGCCCGCGCATCGTGCCGAACGGCCGCACCTTCTCCTACCTCCTGCATGACGGAAGCCCGCGCATCACCGTCACACAGAACGACATCCGCGCCATCCAGCTCGCCAAGGCCGCGCTCTATGCCGGCATCCGCCTGCTGATGGAGAAGCAGGGCGTGGCCGAGGTGGACACGATCCGCTTCGCCGGCGCGTTCGGCTCGTTCATCGACCCGAAATACGCGATGGTGCTCGGCCTCATTCCCGATTGCGACCTCGCCGAGGTCAAGGCCGTGGGCAACGCCGCCGGCACCGGCGCGATGATGGCGCTGCTCAACCGCGGCCACCGCCGCGAGATCGAGGAGACGGTGACGCGCATCGAGAAGATCGAAACCGCGCTGGAGCCGCATTTCCAGCAGCTTTTCGTCAACGCCATGGCGATGCCGAACAAGGTCGACCCGTTCCCGAAGCTCACTGCGGCGGTGAAGCTGCCGCCCCGCAAGGCGGCCAGTGACGACGGGGGCGACGGCGACCCCGCCCCCCGCCGCCGCTCGCGCGAGGAGCGCATGGCGAGGCGCGCCAGATAG
- a CDS encoding DUF1194 domain-containing protein: MSRPWLPLPALRAGLLLTAAGGFAVPALAEPVDVELILAVDVSLSMSPDELAIQRDGYAAALTHGEVIRAIEDGMHGRIALAYVEWAGDSVQHVIVPWTIIANGEDARRVAERLTVAPSNSARRTSISGVLDFAADLFAESAHRGMRRVVDVSGDGPNNQGVPVTQARDALVAQGVTINGLPLMTTGRGYAGRFDLAELDAYYRDCVIGGPGAFMIPVNDWSHFPEAVRRKLVLELAGGAGGRDALPVLRASVQAEGTDCMIGEKMWLNRSWMWEGDR, from the coding sequence ATGTCGCGCCCATGGCTTCCCCTGCCTGCGCTGCGTGCAGGCCTTCTCCTGACGGCGGCGGGCGGTTTCGCCGTCCCGGCCCTCGCCGAGCCGGTCGACGTCGAGCTGATCCTCGCGGTCGACGTCTCGCTTTCCATGTCGCCCGACGAGCTCGCCATCCAGCGCGACGGCTACGCGGCGGCGCTGACGCATGGCGAGGTGATCCGCGCCATCGAGGACGGCATGCACGGCAGGATCGCGCTCGCCTATGTCGAATGGGCCGGCGATAGCGTCCAGCATGTCATCGTGCCGTGGACGATCATCGCCAATGGCGAGGATGCGCGGCGCGTGGCCGAGCGTCTGACGGTCGCACCCTCCAACAGCGCGCGGCGCACCTCGATCTCCGGCGTGCTCGATTTCGCCGCCGACCTCTTCGCCGAAAGCGCCCATCGCGGCATGCGGCGGGTGGTCGACGTCTCGGGCGACGGGCCGAACAACCAGGGCGTTCCGGTGACGCAAGCGCGGGACGCGCTGGTGGCGCAGGGCGTCACGATCAACGGCCTGCCGCTGATGACGACGGGCAGGGGCTATGCCGGCCGCTTCGACCTCGCCGAGCTCGACGCCTATTACCGCGACTGCGTGATCGGCGGGCCGGGGGCGTTCATGATCCCGGTCAACGACTGGAGCCATTTCCCCGAGGCGGTGCGGCGCAAGCTGGTGCTGGAGCTGGCGGGCGGGGCCGGGGGCAGGGACGCGTTGCCCGTGCTTCGCGCCTCCGTGCAGGCCGAAGGCACGGATTGCATGATCGGCGAGAAGATGTGGCTCAACCGCTCATGGATGTGGGAAGGCGACAGGTAG
- a CDS encoding virulence factor, with amino-acid sequence MADLIVVYWRDIPAQVIVRKGRQNAKRELPLRFTEAIDMCAMRTDAKDTDAYLADWRKADPVPVSDDLEAEADRAAAAFDSDYTRERLVALVKAGGRDTGGRNDG; translated from the coding sequence ATGGCGGACCTGATCGTGGTCTATTGGCGCGACATCCCCGCACAGGTGATCGTCAGGAAAGGCAGGCAGAACGCCAAGCGCGAGCTGCCCCTGCGCTTCACCGAGGCGATAGACATGTGCGCCATGCGCACGGATGCGAAAGACACCGACGCGTATCTCGCCGACTGGCGCAAGGCCGACCCCGTTCCCGTCTCCGACGATCTGGAAGCGGAGGCCGACAGGGCCGCCGCCGCGTTCGACAGCGACTACACGCGCGAGCGGCTGGTGGCGCTGGTCAAGGCCGGCGGCAGGGACACGGGCGGGAGGAACGATGGCTGA
- a CDS encoding GlxA family transcriptional regulator: MVPDFTMIAFATALEPLRSANRMLGYEGYRWRLASIDGRPVRASNGVECAVATSLEEERRRLAGPDRPSMVIVCSGLGIEAYREKSAFAFLREAHNRGIAIGGLCTGAHVLAQAGLLSGRRCAIHWENLPGFAEAFPKANVYADLFEVDGNIYTCAGGTAALDMMLKLIGDDFGDAIVNRVCEQVLTDRVRSPTDRQRLPLRARLGVQNSKVLTIIELMEANLAEPLSLVEIAAHVGLSRRQIERLFSQEMGRSPARYYLEIRLDRARHLLIQSSLPVVEVAVACGFVSASHFSKCYRELYARSPQQERGERKPLMAA, encoded by the coding sequence ATGGTGCCCGATTTCACCATGATCGCCTTCGCAACGGCGCTCGAGCCGCTGCGCTCGGCCAACCGCATGCTCGGCTACGAGGGCTATCGCTGGCGCCTCGCCAGCATCGACGGCCGGCCGGTGCGCGCCTCGAACGGGGTCGAATGCGCCGTCGCCACCTCGCTGGAGGAGGAGCGGCGCAGGCTGGCCGGCCCGGACCGGCCCTCGATGGTCATCGTCTGCTCCGGCCTCGGCATCGAGGCCTATCGCGAGAAGTCGGCCTTCGCCTTCCTGCGCGAGGCGCACAATCGCGGCATCGCCATCGGCGGGCTCTGCACCGGGGCGCATGTGCTGGCGCAGGCCGGCCTGCTTTCGGGCCGGCGCTGCGCCATCCACTGGGAGAACCTGCCCGGCTTCGCCGAGGCGTTCCCCAAGGCCAACGTCTATGCCGACCTGTTCGAGGTCGACGGCAACATCTACACCTGCGCCGGCGGCACCGCCGCGCTCGACATGATGCTGAAGCTGATCGGCGACGATTTCGGCGACGCCATCGTCAACCGCGTCTGCGAGCAGGTGCTGACCGACCGCGTCCGCAGCCCGACTGACCGCCAGCGCCTGCCGCTGCGCGCCCGCCTCGGCGTACAGAACTCCAAGGTGTTGACCATCATCGAGCTGATGGAGGCGAACCTCGCCGAGCCGCTGTCGCTGGTCGAGATCGCCGCCCATGTCGGGCTTTCGCGCCGGCAGATCGAGCGCCTGTTCAGCCAGGAGATGGGCCGCTCGCCGGCGCGCTACTATCTGGAGATCAGGCTCGACCGCGCCCGCCACCTGCTGATCCAGTCGTCGCTGCCCGTGGTCGAGGTCGCGGTGGCCTGCGGCTTCGTCTCGGCCTCGCATTTCTCGAAATGCTATCGCGAGCTCTACGCCCGCTCGCCGCAGCAGGAGCGCGGCGAGCGCAAGCCGCTGATGGCGGCGTAA
- a CDS encoding methylenetetrahydrofolate reductase, giving the protein MTPGARHHDENPAGAHLPLDPLPGHSSRGRLERVLRRGEFAVTAELNPPDSADPEEVYERARIFDGWVDGINAVDASGANCHMSSVGICALLTRMGYAPIMQISCRDKNRIAIQGDVLGAAAMGVTNILCLTGDGVQAGDQPGAKPVFDLDCMSLLETVRTMRDEAKFLSGRKLTTPPAVFLGAAINPFAPPHDFRPLRLAKKIAAGAQFVQSQYCYDVPMFRAYMARVRELGLQEQCFILCGVGPLASARTARWMRANVPGVHIPDAVIARLEGAADQKKEGKQLAIDIIDEVKEIEGVAGIHVMAYRQEEYVAEIVHESGILKGRRPWRREPRADDARVAERLDHILNDAPVETPQEIVRDAAS; this is encoded by the coding sequence ATGACGCCCGGCGCGCGCCATCACGACGAGAACCCGGCCGGCGCGCACCTGCCGCTCGATCCCCTGCCCGGCCATTCCTCGCGCGGGCGGCTGGAGCGCGTCTTGAGGCGCGGCGAGTTCGCCGTCACCGCCGAGCTGAACCCGCCCGACAGCGCCGACCCGGAGGAGGTCTACGAGCGGGCGCGGATCTTCGACGGCTGGGTCGACGGCATCAACGCCGTCGACGCCTCGGGCGCCAACTGCCACATGTCGTCGGTCGGCATCTGCGCGCTGCTGACGCGCATGGGCTATGCCCCGATCATGCAGATCTCCTGCCGCGACAAGAACCGCATCGCCATCCAGGGCGACGTGCTCGGCGCGGCGGCGATGGGGGTGACGAACATCCTGTGCCTGACCGGCGACGGCGTCCAGGCCGGCGACCAGCCGGGCGCCAAGCCCGTCTTCGACCTCGACTGCATGTCGCTGCTGGAGACCGTTCGCACCATGCGCGACGAGGCGAAGTTCCTTTCCGGGCGCAAGCTGACCACGCCTCCTGCCGTCTTCCTCGGCGCGGCGATCAACCCGTTCGCGCCGCCGCACGATTTCCGCCCGCTCCGGCTCGCCAAGAAGATTGCCGCCGGGGCGCAGTTCGTCCAGAGCCAGTATTGCTACGACGTGCCGATGTTCCGCGCCTACATGGCCCGCGTGCGCGAGCTCGGCCTTCAAGAGCAATGCTTCATCCTCTGCGGCGTCGGGCCGCTGGCCTCGGCCCGCACCGCGCGCTGGATGCGCGCCAACGTGCCGGGCGTCCACATCCCCGACGCGGTGATCGCGCGGCTGGAAGGCGCGGCCGACCAGAAGAAGGAAGGCAAGCAGCTCGCCATCGACATCATCGACGAGGTGAAGGAGATCGAGGGCGTGGCCGGCATCCACGTCATGGCCTACCGGCAGGAGGAATATGTCGCCGAGATCGTCCATGAATCGGGCATTCTCAAGGGCCGCCGGCCGTGGCGGCGCGAGCCGCGCGCCGACGACGCGCGTGTTGCCGAGCGGCTCGACCACATCCTCAACGACGCGCCCGTGGAAACCCCGCAGGAGATCGTGCGCGATGCCGCTTCGTAA
- a CDS encoding DUF1638 domain-containing protein encodes MERASPQKVLVIACGMLAREVLAVKERLGLAHLDLTCLPAELHFHPDRIPAAIDRAIKKAKAEGYDDIFIGYADCGTGGLLDRVLEKHGVARMAGPHCFAFYQGEAAFAAVADADITAFYMTDFLCRQFDAFFVKPLGLDRHPELAKDFFANYEKVVYLAQTDDPELEKVAIRAATMLGLAYEKRVTAYGDLEPALKRAAAGDGA; translated from the coding sequence ATGGAACGCGCGAGCCCGCAAAAGGTTCTCGTCATCGCCTGCGGAATGCTGGCGCGCGAGGTGCTGGCCGTGAAGGAGCGGCTGGGACTCGCCCATCTCGACCTGACCTGCCTGCCGGCGGAGCTGCATTTCCACCCCGACCGCATCCCCGCCGCGATCGACAGGGCGATCAAGAAGGCGAAGGCCGAGGGCTACGACGACATCTTCATCGGCTATGCCGATTGCGGCACCGGCGGGCTTCTCGACCGGGTGCTGGAAAAGCACGGCGTCGCGCGCATGGCGGGGCCGCACTGCTTCGCCTTCTACCAGGGCGAGGCCGCCTTCGCGGCGGTCGCCGACGCCGACATCACCGCCTTCTACATGACCGATTTCCTCTGCCGGCAGTTCGACGCCTTCTTCGTCAAGCCGCTCGGTCTCGACCGCCACCCGGAGCTGGCGAAGGATTTCTTCGCCAATTACGAGAAGGTCGTCTATCTCGCCCAGACCGACGATCCCGAGCTGGAGAAGGTGGCGATCCGCGCGGCAACGATGCTCGGCCTCGCCTACGAGAAGCGCGTCACTGCCTATGGCGACCTCGAGCCGGCGCTGAAACGCGCGGCCGCCGGCGACGGCGCATGA
- a CDS encoding entericidin, with protein MTSTAIRISALALVALMTAGYANTIRGMGQDTANAVDATQDAGRKVDRAAN; from the coding sequence ATGACATCCACGGCCATCCGAATTTCCGCCCTCGCGCTCGTTGCCCTGATGACGGCGGGCTACGCCAACACCATACGCGGCATGGGACAGGATACCGCGAATGCCGTCGACGCGACACAGGACGCCGGCCGGAAAGTGGATCGCGCCGCCAACTGA
- a CDS encoding alpha/beta hydrolase, with amino-acid sequence MPSLKYHLVTFVLRHTRKKAFASAEGLHARIRKVRPREDHRPPAKVAQRLDITEREVAGFPVYEAKPKGKAAARRILYIHGGAFCFQMTPHHWNLVAELAERTDAHVTVPIYPLAPEHGLPAVEAMMIEVYREVLGGGEAVAVMGDSAGGTMALALTMTAAKEGWPLPDRLVLISPGIDMTLRNPKVRDYARVDPWLDIPGGTEAMRLYGGDIALDDWRISPLYGDLSILPPMLVFCGTHDILYPDAVLFTDKVRALGKTVDLAIGERMFHVWPLIDMPEARPARDRMVAFLTA; translated from the coding sequence ATGCCGAGCCTGAAATATCATCTCGTCACCTTCGTGCTGCGCCATACGCGCAAGAAGGCGTTCGCCAGCGCCGAGGGGCTGCATGCCCGCATCCGCAAGGTGCGCCCACGGGAAGACCACAGGCCGCCGGCCAAGGTGGCGCAGCGGCTCGACATCACCGAACGCGAGGTCGCCGGCTTCCCGGTCTACGAGGCGAAGCCGAAGGGCAAGGCGGCGGCGCGGCGCATTCTCTACATCCATGGCGGCGCGTTCTGCTTCCAGATGACGCCGCACCACTGGAACCTCGTCGCGGAGCTCGCCGAGCGCACGGATGCCCACGTCACCGTGCCGATCTATCCGCTGGCGCCGGAGCACGGGCTTCCCGCCGTCGAGGCGATGATGATTGAGGTCTATCGCGAGGTTCTCGGCGGCGGCGAGGCGGTGGCGGTGATGGGCGATTCCGCCGGCGGCACCATGGCGCTGGCGCTGACCATGACGGCGGCGAAGGAAGGCTGGCCGCTTCCAGACCGCCTCGTCCTCATCTCGCCCGGCATCGACATGACGCTTCGCAACCCGAAGGTGCGGGACTATGCCAGGGTCGATCCGTGGCTCGACATCCCCGGCGGCACCGAGGCGATGCGGCTCTATGGCGGCGACATCGCGCTCGACGACTGGCGCATCAGCCCGCTCTACGGCGATCTTTCCATCCTGCCGCCGATGCTCGTCTTTTGCGGCACCCACGACATCCTCTATCCCGACGCCGTGCTGTTCACTGACAAGGTGCGCGCGCTAGGCAAGACGGTCGACCTCGCCATCGGCGAGCGCATGTTCCATGTCTGGCCGCTGATCGACATGCCGGAAGCGAGGCCCGCCCGCGACAGGATGGTCGCCTTCCTCACCGCCTAA
- a CDS encoding corrinoid protein, whose translation MSDDEIILSELSDDELVQQMHDDLYDGLKEEIEEGTNILLERGWAPYTVLTEALVEGMRIVGEDFRDGILFVPEVLLSANAMKAGMAILRPLLAATGAPKQGKLVIGTVKGDIHDIGKNLVGMMMEGAGFDVVDLGINNPVENYLAAIEEHKPDIVGMSALLTTTMPYMKVVIDTLKEKGIRDDYVVLVGGAPLNEEFGKAVGADAYCRDAAVAVETAKDFMKRKHNVHAA comes from the coding sequence ATGTCCGACGACGAAATCATCCTCTCCGAGCTTTCCGACGACGAGCTCGTGCAGCAGATGCACGACGACCTTTACGACGGCCTGAAGGAAGAGATCGAGGAAGGCACCAACATCCTGCTCGAGCGCGGCTGGGCGCCCTACACGGTGCTGACCGAGGCGCTGGTCGAGGGCATGCGCATCGTCGGCGAGGATTTCCGCGACGGCATCCTGTTCGTGCCCGAGGTTCTGCTTTCGGCCAACGCCATGAAGGCGGGCATGGCGATCCTGCGCCCGCTGCTCGCCGCCACGGGCGCGCCCAAGCAGGGCAAGCTGGTCATCGGCACCGTCAAGGGCGACATCCACGACATCGGCAAGAACCTCGTCGGCATGATGATGGAGGGCGCGGGCTTCGACGTCGTCGACCTCGGCATCAACAACCCGGTCGAGAACTATCTCGCCGCCATCGAGGAACACAAGCCGGACATCGTCGGCATGTCGGCGCTGCTCACGACCACCATGCCCTACATGAAGGTCGTGATCGACACGCTGAAGGAAAAGGGCATCCGCGACGACTACGTGGTGCTGGTCGGCGGCGCGCCGCTCAACGAGGAATTCGGCAAGGCCGTCGGTGCCGACGCCTATTGCCGCGATGCGGCCGTGGCGGTCGAGACCGCCAAGGACTTCATGAAGCGCAAGCACAACGTCCACGCCGCCTGA
- a CDS encoding LysR family transcriptional regulator → MNAPLNHPLPLLELDVLRTFIAIAETGSFTLAANAVFRTPSAVSMQIKKLEETLGVSVLSRDARSVSLTQDGEMLMGYARRMLALNREAVSKFIVPDIAGVVRLGSPDDYGERVLPNVLKRFAQTHPCIAVDVTIDQSVNLRRRMAERQLDLTLFTICRHVPPEAEVLLTEPIVWGGAKGGCAHLREPLPLSIWEENCVWRADALEALGREGRDYRIAYMSAHTAGQRAAILADLAVAPLPKSFIGDEIVALGPKEGLPALSNYNLAMIVAPDASPPVLAAADHIRATFQALREAEAA, encoded by the coding sequence ATGAACGCTCCGCTCAACCACCCCTTGCCGCTGCTCGAGCTCGACGTGCTGCGCACCTTCATCGCCATCGCCGAGACCGGCAGCTTCACGCTGGCGGCGAACGCGGTGTTCCGCACGCCGTCCGCCGTTTCGATGCAGATCAAGAAGCTGGAGGAGACGCTGGGCGTCTCGGTGCTGTCGCGCGACGCGCGCTCGGTGTCGCTGACGCAGGACGGCGAGATGCTGATGGGCTATGCGCGGCGGATGCTGGCGCTGAACCGCGAGGCGGTGTCGAAGTTCATCGTGCCGGACATCGCCGGCGTGGTGCGGCTCGGCTCGCCCGACGACTACGGCGAGCGGGTGCTGCCCAACGTCCTGAAGCGCTTCGCCCAGACGCATCCCTGCATCGCCGTCGACGTCACCATCGACCAGAGCGTGAACCTGCGCCGCCGCATGGCCGAGCGCCAGCTCGACCTGACGCTGTTCACCATCTGCCGCCATGTGCCGCCGGAGGCCGAGGTGCTGCTGACGGAGCCGATCGTCTGGGGCGGGGCAAAGGGCGGCTGCGCCCATCTGCGCGAGCCGCTGCCGCTGTCGATCTGGGAGGAGAACTGCGTCTGGCGGGCCGACGCGCTGGAGGCGCTGGGCCGCGAGGGGCGCGACTACCGCATCGCCTATATGAGCGCGCACACGGCCGGCCAGCGCGCCGCGATCCTCGCCGACCTTGCCGTCGCGCCGCTGCCGAAATCCTTCATCGGCGACGAGATCGTGGCGCTCGGGCCGAAGGAAGGGCTGCCGGCCCTGTCCAACTACAACCTGGCGATGATCGTCGCGCCGGACGCCTCGCCGCCGGTGCTCGCCGCCGCCGACCATATCCGCGCCACCTTCCAGGCGCTGCGCGAGGCGGAAGCGGCCTGA
- a CDS encoding methyltetrahydrofolate cobalamin methyltransferase, translating into MTRTIVASATREVVIGFDKPFCVIGERINPTGRKKLAAEMIEGNFETVKKDALEQVAAGATMLDVNAGVTAVDPNATEPALLVQTLQIVQELVDIPLSIDSSVTAAIEAGLKVAKGRPLVNSVTGEEEKLEAILPLVKKYDVPVVAISNDETGISMDPDVRFAVAKKIVERAMDHGIKPQDVVVDPLVMPIGALGDAGLQVFALVRRLRDELKVNTTCGLSNISFGLPHRHGINAGFIPMVIGAGMTSAIMNPCRPQEMEAVRAANVLAGTDRDCASWIRTYKDFKPGEHVAPAAAAPAPAGAAAGGRRRGGREARLGARG; encoded by the coding sequence ATGACCCGCACCATCGTCGCCTCCGCGACACGGGAAGTCGTCATCGGCTTCGACAAGCCCTTCTGCGTCATCGGCGAGCGCATCAACCCGACCGGGCGCAAGAAGCTCGCCGCCGAGATGATCGAGGGCAATTTCGAGACGGTGAAGAAGGACGCGCTGGAGCAGGTGGCGGCGGGCGCGACCATGCTCGATGTCAACGCCGGCGTCACCGCCGTCGATCCCAACGCGACCGAGCCCGCGCTTCTCGTCCAGACTCTCCAGATCGTGCAGGAACTGGTCGACATCCCGCTCTCCATCGATTCCTCGGTCACCGCCGCCATCGAGGCCGGCCTCAAGGTCGCCAAGGGCCGCCCGCTGGTCAACTCCGTCACCGGCGAGGAGGAGAAGCTCGAGGCCATCCTGCCGCTGGTGAAGAAATACGACGTGCCGGTCGTCGCCATCTCCAACGACGAGACCGGCATCTCCATGGACCCCGACGTGCGCTTCGCCGTGGCGAAGAAGATCGTCGAGCGGGCGATGGACCACGGCATCAAGCCGCAGGACGTGGTGGTCGATCCGCTGGTGATGCCGATCGGCGCGCTCGGCGATGCCGGCCTTCAGGTGTTCGCGCTGGTACGCCGCCTGCGCGACGAATTGAAGGTGAACACCACCTGCGGCCTGTCCAACATCTCCTTCGGCCTGCCCCACCGCCACGGCATCAATGCCGGCTTCATCCCGATGGTGATCGGCGCGGGCATGACCAGCGCGATCATGAACCCCTGCCGCCCGCAGGAGATGGAGGCCGTGCGCGCCGCGAACGTGCTTGCCGGCACCGACAGGGACTGCGCGAGCTGGATCAGGACCTACAAGGATTTCAAGCCCGGCGAGCATGTCGCCCCGGCGGCGGCGGCACCGGCGCCGGCTGGCGCGGCGGCGGGCGGACGCCGGCGCGGCGGCCGCGAGGCGCGGCTCGGCGCGAGAGGATAG